Proteins encoded within one genomic window of uncultured Sphingopyxis sp.:
- a CDS encoding tetratricopeptide repeat protein, with product MALSPTNDAALLQEVDEAVRKDRLDTIMQRYGRWIIGGVLAALLAFGGYLFWDHRQDVARGEQAEELIAAFEKLGTNQPRAATTELQKIAAEGEPAYRAVAQMQEANIKAQAGDLKAAAALMAKVAADTKLDQALRDLALIRQTAFEYDTLKPETVIARMKPMVDAKDPASSWFASAAELSATAHYQLGQFDQAGALYGRIAKLPGVTRSLQSRSVQMAGMLGVDAVTDRAAESAAAEKKGNAAPKAAAAAKTEEAN from the coding sequence TTGGCCCTGAGCCCGACGAATGACGCCGCGCTGTTGCAGGAAGTCGACGAAGCCGTCCGCAAGGACCGGCTCGACACGATCATGCAGCGTTACGGCCGGTGGATCATCGGCGGCGTCCTCGCCGCGCTGCTGGCGTTCGGCGGCTATCTCTTCTGGGATCACCGGCAGGATGTCGCGCGCGGCGAGCAGGCCGAGGAACTGATCGCGGCGTTCGAAAAGCTCGGCACCAATCAGCCGCGCGCCGCGACCACCGAATTGCAGAAGATCGCGGCGGAGGGCGAGCCCGCCTATCGCGCGGTGGCGCAGATGCAGGAAGCGAACATCAAGGCGCAGGCCGGCGACCTCAAGGCGGCCGCCGCGCTGATGGCGAAGGTCGCCGCGGACACGAAGCTCGATCAGGCGCTGCGCGACCTCGCGCTGATCCGCCAGACCGCCTTTGAATATGACACGCTGAAGCCCGAGACGGTGATCGCGCGAATGAAGCCGATGGTCGATGCGAAGGACCCGGCGTCGAGCTGGTTCGCGAGCGCCGCCGAGCTGTCGGCGACGGCGCATTATCAGCTCGGCCAGTTCGATCAGGCCGGCGCGCTCTATGGCCGCATCGCCAAATTGCCCGGCGTGACGCGGTCGCTGCAATCGCGTTCGGTGCAGATGGCCGGCATGCTCGGCGTCGATGCGGTCACCGACCGGGCGGCGGAAAGCGCCGCCGCCGAAAAGAAAGGCAATGCCGCGCCCAAGGCGGCGGCAGCCGCCAAGACTGAGGAAGCCAATTAA